tgaatacTGGATTTAATGTTGTAGagacacatttaacatttgaacGTGAACATCTCATAGGACAGCACACTGACATTTGTACTGGAAAATGACAACATGTACACTTTGTTTTGACAACTTGCACACATTTGGCACTCTGATTCTAAACCACATATATTACCTTGACGTTTGTTCCTCCACTGACCATGCCTCCTGTGGTTTTTCTGCATGTGTCCATTTATGAAGAATCCCTCAGCCTTGCCATTGCTGTCTTTCTTCATATCTATGAGACAAGTTACGGTTAAGGCActacacatttacaaagctttTCCTAAGAGGAAAAAGGGCACAGCTAaattttttaatattgttgaaTTAAGCTGCAGATAACCTGAATATTTAAAAAGGTGTTTTCCATTTGGTCCCATGTTGGTTTTCAACTCCTCACATGAGCATTTCGGCTCCTGTAATTCAGAACATTGGATGCCACAGTCCACCAAATGTCCCTTGGATGGAGACACTTCGACTATTTTCTGATGAGCCACAGGGATGCATAGTTGCTCGTTTCTCACCTGACCATCATCTTCATTCCCATATACTCCATCCTCCACCCTCATGTCCACTGTGTTATCAGAGTGGCATGTAGACAGGATTTTCTTCCCTGCTGCAGAGTTTGAGACAAGAGTTTCTTCTTGCTCAGGAGAGCAGGGGCTTTTCACCTGCTGCTCAGTTACAATATGAGATTCCTGGTTTGGGCTTTTCACTTGCTGCTCAGTTACAATATAAGATTCCTGGTTTGGGCTTTGATTAGCCTCAGGTTCAGAAGACCTATTTTCACCAACATCCTCTTCAGTTGGGGTAGATAAGTGGTTTTTACTCAGGCAAGTTGAGAAAGCCAAGGGGTCCTTTTCAGAAGGAGCAACACTCTGGCCTTGCTTTGACAGTCCTCTCATGAGGTCATCAGAGTCATCAATTTCACTCTCCATTTCTGGCATCTTTGGTAGGCTTAGCTTCTCAGCTGGGGTACTAAATATAGAAGAAAACCTCCGACTGCGCCTCCTTTCTGTACTAGCTTTGATAATTAGGTTGTCATTTTGAGGTGACAGTTGGCCATTTTTAGCTTCCTCTGTCATCTCAACAATTGCTTCAGACTCAAACATGCCATTTTGCGTCAGCCAATCCTTAGTGGGGACAAAGGGGGCTAGAGACTCCACAGACCACACAGACTCATTCATGTTTCTCTTCATCTGACCACTACTTAAAGACATTTGATAAGGAATGATCTCTGTGGTGTCTTCATGTGGATTTGTCTCACTGTCATTTTCTAGCTCACAGTCAGGGAGCTTCTGGGATTTGTTTAGTGAATGCAGCAGTTCATCATTGTAGGGTAAGCTATGCTGTACAGAACCAACCAATCCCACTGGATCATTTTCTATTTTGGACTCTGAGAGGAGCTCATCTAGAGCAAAAGGCAATTTGAGGATCTTGAAAACAAGTTCACTGTCCGTAGAACTTAAGATCCCGTCAGCATCAGCCACCAATGGACCATTATTTGTCTCAGTCGGACTCTGGTAAACACACTTTTCATGCTCTACTTCAGAAGACAGCACCTTGTCTGCCATTTTCAGTATGGCCGCTTGTGGTGTGCCACCTCCCCAACTCATCAGAATGTCAGGAACAGAGACACGTCTCTCTTTGACAACTTCGTCCTCTCGTTGAGAAGAGTTACACACAGGAGTCATACTGCCTGTAGAACTCACTGACCACATATTGCAGTGAGCGTTTCTGTAAGAGACTAAATTCTCCTGACCTACACTGTCTTTACACCTATTCTGTGTTTCTACAGTTGCTCTGATACAAGGTTGGACAGTCTTCATTCCTGTAGGATGTAGGATGTTGAAGCAATGTTTAACTGAGCTACTTGTGCATGTCCTGTCAACCTGGaaatctttcttcttttgtctgcTGGGTAAGCTATAATTCTTAACCTCAGGAGATCCTTGTTTTTGTAAGCAGGAGTGTGAGGAAGATGGAGAGCTTGAGGGAGATCCTTGTTTTTGTAAGCTGGAGCGCGAGGAGGATAAAGAGCTTGAGGCAGCTCCATGTCCAGAATCTGAGCTGATGAGTGGGCTTCCTCCACCATAACCATCTCCACCTCTCTGTGGGGGTTCTGTTTGGACCTCAGAATTCACAGTTTCTCTAACAGGGAAAGAATGAGGCTGGCGAATTCTGCGGGTCTGGTTTGGGTTCTGGTAGGGTGCGTTGGAAGCGTGGACCTGGGGGTGGAGCAAGAGTCTGTAGTCGACTGGTGGGATGTGAGGGTGGGGCAGGATGTAGGCTGGAGCCTCCATGTAGGGGGGAGGAGGGAATGGGGGCATGACCATACCATAGCCTGAgaggtaggaaaaaaaaaaaatactggtcAAATTAACTGAGATGATGGTTCCAGTTTCATAATTCTCAATGAGAACAAACAGGGATAATGAAGACCATAAGTATTACCTTacaatatctgctgtatatgtatgttttatatatgtacaGATGAATAAATTAAAGCTTGAACCTTTGTGAAGCTGTGTTCAAGTTTTGAGCATGGGGATTCATCTGACCTTGGGAAATTGCTGAGGTCTGGGAAAACGACAATCGTAAAGTCTGACAGGTCAAGAGACACAAGCAATCAGACAAATTATATTACTCTTTTCATTGGCTGGCAAAAAAGGTAAGGTAAGCTGACATGTTGCTAATCTCTCATAGAGGAAAACTACAGTAAgtccagtaagtcatgacatTATTACTGAAAGGAATGGCTGAATGAGACCTAAATTGTGGTTATGCACCTTTAAAAGTTGATAACAGTTTTGAAAACCTTCATGAAAAAATTTCACAAGTAACATATGTCAGGGCTATTGTATTGGATGATTATGTTGCACAGGTGTTCATGTTATTGTGCCaacatttaaaatggaaaaaaactaaCAAGACTCACCCATGCCTGGGAAGCCAGCAAAGGGGTTATAGGAGAAGGGCATGGGCCACTGGTAGTGAAGGAAAGGGGGTGGATGTGGAGCATGGACGTAGAAGAAAGGCTGGGCAGATATGTGGTGCTGAGGATGGGATGATGGTCCTGGGTTCTGGTTGGTGCCATTCCCTCCATCCGGTCCTGGATGAACTGGTGGAGGTCTGCcaacagctgctgttgctgccaTATTCAACCTACAGAGGTGAAGGAGGGACTGTTAGACATACTGCAGTGATAGCAGTGTAAATCTTAACTTCAGTGTACCAAATATTTTGTAACACACATTTTGACTGCAGTATGTGTTATTTGAAGTGTTAAAGGCATCTTCCACTGGTCCCACAGGCCATTCATGTGCAAAGTAATACTGTGGCAAATTAATTACTGTAATACATTGTTTCATCCAAGGACACATGTCAGTTTTACATATTCAGATTATCAATAGTGctagaaataaagaaatcagGTCGACAGctaggattttagaaatactgagtctaAAGTCACCCAGCAGGACCCTACCCACCCAAGATATTTGACAAGCCCACAACCAAAGTCTATATCTGTGGCACTCAGTGGTTCCTACTGATGGCataaaagaaaagcacaaatgtatagttttatttatttattttcaaaaaaggtTCAGCAAGAACAGCTggccactgtagtttttagcaaatgttactcgACCAGGAGCAAATTGTGCATttattggggactattttttaacagcagtttaatccacatttggtgctctagtgagcaTTTGCAACAGCAGGATGGTGTTCATGGGATTGGCTCAAAAGAAATTACAGCACTGCGTttatggtaatgaaggaacatgtcacagTGCAACGATGTGGGTCATTGATGCGTTTTGGTAAGCAATGGAGCTTTATGGCACAgatatcaggttttggatatacacacaatactagtTAGAATCAGTGCAATCTATCTACTACAACCAATTGAAAGTGAAGTCATtatgttatctttatttcattatgatgccAAAGTGCTTAATCGTCACATGTtttaagtgataaaaaaaagatacaggGTGTGCTTATCAATCTGCCATGGTATCTAAAAACAGCTGTAGACTGCTTAAAGGTGATTCATGTTTATAATAGACTGtattgaacaaaataacaataatcaaAGCAATAAGAGCACTTACAATTTGACATCTCAGGCTCAGGTTTAATTCAGCTATACAAGTGTAATATCAATAGTTGTCAGGCAGATGttgactgtatcaaatgcttcaAAACAGTGAACCATTTTCAATGCAGTTGTTTCATATTGATTCTGTGCTTCAGGGAGCTTCATTTCCCCTTCACTAGCTGCCACCACCCAAAGATCAAGCTTCTAAAGCCTTAAgatgcttttttcattttgtctttcatgATCAAAAAAAGTACAGTCACTTTACCTTGTTAAGAACTTggagatgaaaaacacagaacacaagtGATTAAAAGTGTGCAGCAGACACACCTGAGTTTAAGTAGCTGCTGATCAGACAAGTCTGTGCACCATCAGCTGATTTGGGTTGAAGCCAATCAGAAGTGAACACTGAGGTCCTGCTGGACTGAATGTCAGTATGCCATCAGAACACTAGATGGAGCCAGACTCCAATCAAACAAAATTAGTCTTTACTGGCTGTTCAGAAAACTACTTTAGATTTTAATCTCAGTCAGAAATCTGTCTGGATTGTAGCTGCAAGCTCTTTCACTGTCACAGTTGTGTAGCTCTATTCAGTAACTTCACATGTTGTCAAAACTCTACTCTTGAGGGGACAAACTGAGAGGAGAAAATTCCACTAATAAGAGCACGCAGATCTTATATCGGCCATAGACCCCTGGTTACAGCCTCAATTACCCAATCTGACGCCACACAGGTACGCCACTGTTTAGCTCGGTCCCGCCAGCGGAGTTGAGTCTTCTCATTCTGAGAAAGACTGGATAGGTTTAGCCCTCTAGCTCTCTATTGAGCAACCATCAGGGCCATGGCTCTTCCAGAGGCCTGGACAGCACACTTATGAAGGCACAGACAGAGGTCTGTCACCACGTGTACCTTGTCCCACAGTCCAGAACcgactctttatacatccatggtagcGATATGTGGTGGTCTCAGTGAGGACTTCTGGCCGAGCAATGCCAAGATTTGCAGCCGCTCTCTTGTGGCCATCATGCAGGTCCAAACCAGACCTACCAGAGATCCCCTAAACACACCACCCACAGCCATTGGCTTTGCAACTGGTGGGAGGAGAAAGGGTTCATCAccatcctcttcatcttcttcagaGACAAGGCTAATGGACTCGTCCCCTGAGTCGTCCACTGCCACATCAACGTGCGACATCAGCATGCCATCAGACTGGCCTCAAGCTCATCAGGGTTGGTAAGCAGGGCGACGGCGTTGAGCTGTTCACTCCAGCTTGCTCCTGTGGACTCTCTGCTAACTCCTGTGGCGGGGGGTTGGCCATCCCCATCATAGGATCCGCCAACAGGCTTGGTGTGCTAGCCTGTGTCAGTGAGATTTGAAGGGGGGACTTGCACAATGCTCACAGGTGGCTGGGGATGCTAGCACGGCCCTAGACAAGCAGCACATGCAGAATGAGTGTTAATATATAATGGGTGTTAATATATAGTGTGAACAAAATAACTATCCTAACCTGACAGTAATTCTACCTGGCTATTTTTGGTTGATGCCAATAAACCGTAAGGAAGTAGCTAGCTAGCATGACTATCTCTGCTCAGATCCTGACCCAGTGAAGGTACGCTGATGGAAGTAGATTTTCCACTTCTTCCCATTACACCGTCTAAGCCTCCTGCAGTTAAACAGAGAAGAGTTGAAGACATTGAGACAACTACCATTCTCTCCCAGttctcgtctctctctctgctcataAACAGCAGATCGGATCCCCTGGAAACGATGGTCAGTGACAACTCCAATGTGATTGCAGAAGTGAAAGAAGCAGTCAAGGAAAACACTAGGCAGATTGCAGGCATAAAAGAATCGTTTGATTCTGTTTGTGCTGAGATAAACTGTGTGAGGCAGGAGGGCAGGAGTTTCTCAGTGACATCCCCTGGCCAgacaaaaatgatgatgataataataataataataataataataataataataataataataataataataataataataataatgagaggaagcatttttaaataaacctgtCTGTGGTTAACTTGGATTATTTCACAAGaagacagttttagcttcaggagctaacagcagcactgacctGATGGAGGAAATCTCTCCATCTGTGACTGTCCACAGGAGGAAACActgctggcagccacaaaaacaacagaaatcctcctcacaTTTCATCCTGTAGCTCTTTAACTCTccggctgtctgttcctgcagttatcagctggtaaaatcttgtCTTGAAATGTTAAATCGTGGTGTAACCAGAGCTCCACCGTTACTGAACCTGTTCACTGTGGAGCAGAGCTGCGGTCCACTGCTACAAGGGGAAGCATGTacaaggagaaaagaaaaggaccAAAAATTGAACCCTGGGGCACACCACAAGTCAATGGAGCATTTGAGGAAACAATCGTCAATAGCCACAGAAAAAGTCCTATCTGACAAATAAGAGGAAAACCAATCAAGGGCAGTCCCAGTAATACCAACCTATTGCTGAAGCCTACTAAGGAGAATAGAGTGGTCAACAGTGTCAAAGGCAGCACTTAAGTCAAGCAGCAACAGAACCGAACACTCCCCAGCATCCGCACACATTAGGATATCATTTGAAACCCTGAGAAGAGCAGTTTCAGTACTGTGCCTCAGACAAAAACCAGACTGGAACATATCAAAGATATCATTATTGTCAAAGACATGTAGGAGTTGCTTACAAACTGTTTTCTCTAAGACTTTGGAAATGAAAGGAAGTTTggatataggtctatagttaCTGGGAAGTAATGGGTCAAGACTTTTTTACGAGTGGCTAACAGCATAACAGCATATTTAAAGTAATCATGTACACAGCCATAGCTAAGGGAGCTACTCACAACGGAGAGTATGATTGGGCCTAAGCAGctgaaaacatctttaaaaagaaaggTTGGAACAATGTCAAGAGGACTAGATGAGGGACGTCTTTGGGAGACAATGGCTGAGATTTCTTCCAAATAAATTGTGTTAATCTGGCTCAAAAGAGAAACATCGACCAGACGGTCAATCCTAGGGGTACAAGAAGGCAATATCTTAGACCTTATGTCAGTAACCTTATCCACAAAGAATGATAGAAACATTTCAGTTGTCATCGGCAAAATTTTATTGACTTCAGCTCTCTTAACAATACATTCAAAATAAACTGGATCAAACCAGATCTCAAAAAACCTACTTCTATCTGGAATTTCATCGCAACCAGCATAAGATGCATTACCACCACCTGCTGGAGTCACTAATGTGTCttgaaaaccacaaaaaagaaCCACATTTGCCTTGGAGGACACTGGTCTTCCATGGTTGAGATCTGCCATCTTCTCTGCAGCCAGGTCCCCCCTCACTTTTTTGGTTCcccttttgttgtttgttgttgttgttgttattgttgttttaaataaatacaatttttaaaaagtaaaattaaaacaaaaagctttGATAATATATACAAGTTTAAAGTTTGTATACAATTTTTGACAGTCAACATGCATTATTGACAGCAAAATATCAAGTCACAGGGACCAAAAGGATTTTCTTTATGCTTTTGTTATTAAACATAACCAAGAAAAATGCTGACTGTTAAGGTATTTCAGGAGgcctttatttattcttttttcttgcCAGCAGTCATCTTAGCATGAACTGCAAAGGTCTCTGCCACTAATAAGGGGAAGATTATGGTAGCATCTCCAAACACCTGGAAAGACAGAACAAGATGTATATTAAAAATCAGAGAGCAAAACATCGTTGGATATCAATCCCTCTTATTAGGCTTGATTGTTATTGATTAAGATGAAGATATATCATGAATGAACAAGGTTTAGTGCACCTAACCTAATTGACATAAATGGTGCTtgtgatatttgtttttaataaaacgTAATAGAGTCTTGCCTCCACTATtaacataatataacataatatatacCTTCACAGGTTTAGCATCTGCTGTGATCTTGCCCCAGGACACTGCCTCATCAGGTCTGGCCCCAGAGTCACAACCATCAAACTCCTGCGCCGTGTTCACATATACTGCATAGTTAGCGCCATCTCTCTGGAAGGAGACAAAGTGGTGCATCAAAACAGCAAACTGAGCAAAGGAAACAGCTtgatacagtatttgtgtgtgtgtgtgtgtgtgtgtgtgtgtgtgtgtgtgtgtgtgtgtgtgtgtgtgtgtttgtgtcctagGGACAAATCTCTTTGGCTGAGCTACCCAAATAAACTCAAAATATGGGAAACACTGAACACCTCAAACTCAACATGCAAAATACTGACCCAGGAATTGGCGTTGCATATGTGGTGTTTGGCTACACCTCCTCCCAGCGTGATCATCCCTGTGCTGTTAGCAGCCACTACGAGGTTGTTCAACTTTGAAATGTctgaaataaaatgcaatatgCATGACCAACTTACAGCACTGCAAGACAAATTAAGAAAGCATCGATGAAGACTCTTTTACCTTCAATTATGTCCAAAATCAAGCCAGGATTCTCAATTGAGAAAAGGTAGAACATATCTCCCAGAGCACCGTCTGTCAGGGCAGGGCTGAACACTGGGATGTTATTCTGAAACAGACACCAACCATTATTCGGATCTCGTATAATAAAACGTAGTCTGTTTGTAGGTTCACATGCCTGTTCACAAATCATATATGTTTTGGCTTGTGAACACTCAATCTTACTCATATTGACAGTCCCAATCTACAAATAAGCCTCACTACCTGGGTAAAAAATAtgcaagacaaagaaaatagaGAACTCTATATGCCATAGTACACAGTAATATGATCCCCACTAGTGGCTAGAGAATACAAACACAAGAAAGTTGGTATGCTGCTGATAGCGACAAACTCTTGTTGAGAACATAATGGACAATGAATACTACCTGAAGCACTTTGGTTTAGTTCCTGTCTCAGTTTATATGTTAATCTAAATTAACTGAAACCAATACTGAGCTCAGTGCTTGGTTTGGCGACAGATTGGAGGACCTGGATCCGTTCCTACCACCCAGTCGAAGGAATTGACAGACGAGAAGAAGACGAGAGGAGCTCATCAGGGTACAGGTAGGCCTGCATTCTCTCTTGTTCGTTGGCAAGCAAGGCACTCAGTATATGTTGTAGCCTGCGGCCACTATAGCTGCAAGACTTAGTGCCAATTAATCCACataacaacaaatcattttccAGTATTACCTGTCTGGGACCTGGCCtaattaaaattgaattttgttttcCTGGGGTATTGTTTTGTTGGCTGATGCAGAGAGAATACATTTGCACATTAACTCTGTGTGGGACTAGATAAAGCACTTGAGTTGTAATCAGCTCACTGCCAGGTTAAGAAAGTTAGAGAAGTGTGCACCAAATGAGTGGATTAGCCATTCATATACAGAGTTTAGTGTATGGCAGAGCTAGCATTAGCTGCAGGATGCCAATAAGCAGtcaaaaagaataaagaatttTAGGTCTAGCTTTAGGAAATAGTCTCTTTATTTCTGTGAGAGTCAACAGTTGGCAGGACCGTGAAAAAGCTATACTGTTTCCAGCTGTTCCTAGAACACTACTGTGATGCATACCAGGACTCACCTTGTAGGCCCAGTAGTAGACAGATTCAGGGTTGTTGATCTCTTTGCCCAGACGATGGATCACTTTAGATGGTGTCCAGCGAACGCCCTGAGTGAAGAGGCATcgaagaaaaataaaactacgATAATCTCTACATCTCAACTGTAGCGATGAATAGAACCACAATTGAAATTACACCTTCATAATATGCTTTGTATTTGATTTGAAGGGGGTTTTGATATAAGTATCAAAATAAGGTATTACTTGATTTAATAgtttaaacagacaaacaggtgTTCAAGGTTAAGTCCACACACCTGAGTGTTCTGCTCCAGCAGCATCTGCTTCAAGATTGGCATTATCCATTCATCAAATTTGGCGTAGTTTTCATCAGGCATCAGAGTGTTTCCATTCCTGCAGCCAAAGTGACACTGAACTGAGTGCTCCTCAAAATA
The genomic region above belongs to Thunnus albacares chromosome 17, fThuAlb1.1, whole genome shotgun sequence and contains:
- the LOC122967588 gene encoding uncharacterized protein LOC122967588 isoform X1, with protein sequence MAATAAVGRPPPVHPGPDGGNGTNQNPGPSSHPQHHISAQPFFYVHAPHPPPFLHYQWPMPFSYNPFAGFPGMGYGMVMPPFPPPPYMEAPAYILPHPHIPPVDYRLLLHPQVHASNAPYQNPNQTRRIRQPHSFPVRETVNSEVQTEPPQRGGDGYGGGSPLISSDSGHGAASSSLSSSRSSLQKQGSPSSSPSSSHSCLQKQGSPEVKNYSLPSRQKKKDFQVDRTCTSSSVKHCFNILHPTGMKTVQPCIRATVETQNRCKDSVGQENLVSYRNAHCNMWSVSSTGSMTPVCNSSQREDEVVKERRVSVPDILMSWGGGTPQAAILKMADKVLSSEVEHEKCVYQSPTETNNGPLVADADGILSSTDSELVFKILKLPFALDELLSESKIENDPVGLVGSVQHSLPYNDELLHSLNKSQKLPDCELENDSETNPHEDTTEIIPYQMSLSSGQMKRNMNESVWSVESLAPFVPTKDWLTQNGMFESEAIVEMTEEAKNGQLSPQNDNLIIKASTERRRSRRFSSIFSTPAEKLSLPKMPEMESEIDDSDDLMRGLSKQGQSVAPSEKDPLAFSTCLSKNHLSTPTEEDVGENRSSEPEANQSPNQESYIVTEQQVKSPNQESHIVTEQQVKSPCSPEQEETLVSNSAAGKKILSTCHSDNTVDMRVEDGVYGNEDDGQVRNEQLCIPVAHQKIVEVSPSKGHLVDCGIQCSELQEPKCSCEELKTNMGPNGKHLFKYSDMKKDSNGKAEGFFINGHMQKNHRRHGQWRNKRQEKHGSQQEAYNGYCGKPGKSKGGNGRNPQY
- the LOC122967588 gene encoding uncharacterized protein LOC122967588 isoform X2, with amino-acid sequence MVMPPFPPPPYMEAPAYILPHPHIPPVDYRLLLHPQVHASNAPYQNPNQTRRIRQPHSFPVRETVNSEVQTEPPQRGGDGYGGGSPLISSDSGHGAASSSLSSSRSSLQKQGSPSSSPSSSHSCLQKQGSPEVKNYSLPSRQKKKDFQVDRTCTSSSVKHCFNILHPTGMKTVQPCIRATVETQNRCKDSVGQENLVSYRNAHCNMWSVSSTGSMTPVCNSSQREDEVVKERRVSVPDILMSWGGGTPQAAILKMADKVLSSEVEHEKCVYQSPTETNNGPLVADADGILSSTDSELVFKILKLPFALDELLSESKIENDPVGLVGSVQHSLPYNDELLHSLNKSQKLPDCELENDSETNPHEDTTEIIPYQMSLSSGQMKRNMNESVWSVESLAPFVPTKDWLTQNGMFESEAIVEMTEEAKNGQLSPQNDNLIIKASTERRRSRRFSSIFSTPAEKLSLPKMPEMESEIDDSDDLMRGLSKQGQSVAPSEKDPLAFSTCLSKNHLSTPTEEDVGENRSSEPEANQSPNQESYIVTEQQVKSPNQESHIVTEQQVKSPCSPEQEETLVSNSAAGKKILSTCHSDNTVDMRVEDGVYGNEDDGQVRNEQLCIPVAHQKIVEVSPSKGHLVDCGIQCSELQEPKCSCEELKTNMGPNGKHLFKYSDMKKDSNGKAEGFFINGHMQKNHRRHGQWRNKRQEKHGSQQEAYNGYCGKPGKSKGGNGRNPQY
- the LOC122967589 gene encoding deoxyhypusine synthase-like; the protein is MANHIHPITGDLYRDAAPIPDDMPKVRGYDFNQGVDHRALLQSYLTTGFQATNFGKAIQEINNMIKKRQQPVKAVNGIVMEDPSTCPCLMSCTIFLGYTSNLISCGLRESIRYLAEHRMVDVLVTTAGGIEEDLIKCLGPIYIGDFTLPGKDLYKKGLNRNGNTLMPDENYAKFDEWIMPILKQMLLEQNTQGVRWTPSKVIHRLGKEINNPESVYYWAYKNNIPVFSPALTDGALGDMFYLFSIENPGLILDIIEDISKLNNLVVAANSTGMITLGGGVAKHHICNANSWRDGANYAVYVNTAQEFDGCDSGARPDEAVSWGKITADAKPVKVFGDATIIFPLLVAETFAVHAKMTAGKKKE